Within the Enoplosus armatus isolate fEnoArm2 chromosome 9, fEnoArm2.hap1, whole genome shotgun sequence genome, the region CCACCACCAACACGTCAAAGTTTTCAGATATTCAGTGAACAGTGAGTACATGGTCTCAATGTCtaataataaacaacacacTATAACTGATTGGCACGGGGCATTGAAACACAACAAGTGTAAGAGCACAAGTATGTGGTGAACTGTGATTTCTGCTGTGATGGCAGCACGTCAACCTGCGTGTCCTTCACAAAGAAGGAACTCATTTGAAAGTAAAATTTGAAGTATTTAAAGCTCTAAGACTGAGAGACGGTAGGGAAAGTAAGGGAGACTGGAGGGGGATGAGGGAAGGAGGAATAACAGCtacgtgtgagagagagagagagagagagagagagagtaaatggCAGCAGAAAAGCCTTGCTTGATTAGCTGACGTTTCTGCCAGCAGCTATTATTGGCTCAGGCCAGGCCTGCTCAACCTGTTTGTTTCCCATTCGCAGAAATGCATCTTGTAAATCAGGAAGAGATTCCTCGTTCCTTCAGGTGCCTTGTTCTTAGCTTCCCACCTGGTTAGAGTGGGAGGAtggagtgagacagagggaggtgaagagagagtcGGCACTGTGTGGAGACACTGGCAGCCTCTTCACTGTTTATTGAGTAGATATATGTCAGACATCACCTGACAATAAATAGGAATTATCTTTAAAGGAGCACCGTCGTGAACTTCAAATAAGGAAGCTGCCTGCAGATCTGCTGGGGAATTTCCAGTTCATATTGTGGTTAGTGCTAATAATATCCCAGTTTTGACTTTCTTTACATGTCAAGATTCTTTTTTCcgttttactttatttgttgtatttaaacCGTAGACAGAGTCAGGATTATGTATATTAGGACAACAACATTGACTTTAAGAAGCTGCATTTTAAAACCAGTAACAACGGACGACAAAAGCTCAGTAAAGAAAATATGAGTTGATATAAAATGATGATTGCTTTTATGTTTCTCAGAAGCAATGTCAACTGTCTAAATGGCAGTCAGACATGAGCAACTTATTGTGCTGGAAgtttacaaaaaatatattgtgtatataaCAGCACAATATAGTTGTGCTTGTTACCTTTTGCTAATATTGTTGTTGAATCCAAGTTTGAAACGTGACTCAAATCAAATTTGTCTTTCTATAAAGGTCAACATGACTAACTCATAAAACAGAGGCTTTGAATCAGAAGAGGTTtctaaaagagagaaagattttaATAATTACTTCTTAAAAATCAAATCATATCATTTTATGGCTCATATACTGCTCAGGCCAAATATTCTCATCCAATTGATGGTGTGACATAAAAGCTTTGGtttaaaatatagattataCTGTTTCTCTATCAAATCAGTACTGGCAGATCTCTTACATGAAGCAGTGACACATTGTATCTGTATCTAAAATCATTTTAGTGTAAATAACCATTTGACTGGTTATCTGCCCTCGGGTGATAGACTCATTAATTCACATCTATGTTTTAATCTGAAGGAAAACAGAAGGACTCTTGTACTATTACATGTACTGTATCCCTTTAgtgttgaatgaaaataaaagatacaTTGCTCAAACTTTTGCAGATTGATTTATGGAATAAGAGAGACTGAGTGGAGCAAATaatggagaagaagagggaaggagagatgaagaagaagaggagggttTCTCATAtctgcttgctgctgctggctctgaTCCAAACCACCACACCCTCCTCAGGTAACTAACCACATCCATGatttaaagatataaaaagtattaaagGCGTGCTTTCAGTTTCCAGTATCAATCACATGAAAATCAATACATTCTAAAATGAAAGCATACATAGATTGCCATGAATGAAGAAGTCACGACAGGACATGAATAAAGTGTAGGATGAGGATCTTCCAGGGAAACACGGGTTTCCACTCATCAgaatattcaaatgtttacagGAGCAGTGGAGGGACTTTGCTTAAGGTCTTATGTTGCATGCAGGTAGAATTCACTTCCTGATTAACAGCACACGACAAGGACGAGTGGATATTTGCTTTTGCACATAACAACAAGTCAACAATGGCCTGTGTAATGTTGTGCACAGTGGGGTGTGATCGGGTTGGCCACTGTTGCACTGTACTATTTTTGGTTCCTAAACTGGTTTCCCTACATTTCTGATCATGCCAAGTGGCCTGCCTATATAGTCGTGTTAAAAAGATCCATAGTATAGTCTAAACAAATTGCATGTCAGTGCTTCCTGATGTGATGTgagttttcttttcataaatAATGAGCTGGATTTTAACAAATGGAAAGAtttggtagtttttttttttacagcggGTATCAAATATACTTTGaattgtgtgtaaatatatacattgtGTAATTATTAGTGATTTATTCAATCACACAATATGGTGAGTTATtctttcctcctcatctctctctctcacacacaaacacacacacaatcacacttgCAGCTCTAAATACTACCAGTGCCCCCACCACTTCACCACCGAACCCTGCAGCTCTCAGCTACCGCACGCGCCCAGCTAACGTCACAGTGGCTGTGGGAGAACCTGCAGTGTTTCGCTGTGGAGTGCCCTTAGCTTCTCCAAACCTCACATTCACCTTCTACGGGAGTCACAACACCTACAACCTCACCTGCCCTTACGGCCACGTGGAAGACATCCCCCAGGTGAGGTCGTACATGAGTCGTTTTGAATGGACTTCTTGAAACTCACATTATGTTTATATTCTTATCAACCTCttccttccctgtctctctcctcaggcGCTCTATGGTAGTTGTGACATGAAGAAAGGAGAGTCACTGGCTGTTTGGACCCTCAAGGGAACTTCCTTCTCTGACAATGGCACAAGAGTCGTATGTCGGCAGTCAAGGAACAACGATGCACCGCCTGCTGCTGTCCTACATGTCTATGGTGAAGACTCAATCATTCTATTTATTCAGTAATATTGCCTAATCCCTGTAATCCCCCATCATCGGAGAATAACATCCAACAGTGGTCTCTTAAAGGTAGTCACAATctctgattgattgattagaTTTTGTAATCTGGTCATTCTCGACTAAAACATCTGCGGTAAATGCTCCCCCGTGGGTTTAAATATATCACACACAAGGTTTTATAGAGACAGAGCATAATTAGATAAATGTGGACGGGATATCATCACGGCACATatgtaaagatgttttttctcaGTGCTTTCTCTTTGTTAATAGTGAATATACTGcatcttttacatttattgtacagtatgtgttccCCTTTTcagcaaaacattaaaacatccaTTGTGTGAAAAACAGACCATTTGTTAAATCTGGAAATATTATTCACAGGCAGAGAGTGCTAGGGCATAAAAGCCCTTCTCCATTTTTGTGGTTACTTTTCtttgctattttcttttttttgcctccctccttcctcactCTGTCCCGTTATCTCCCCTCCTAGATAACGGCATCAGCAATGCCACTCTCATTGGCTGCACTATCGGGGGCTTCTTTGGCATCCTGCTGGTGTTTGGTTTATCGTATACAATGCTGCGGAGATCTGAGACCCTCCAGAAGTGCTTCAGTAAGTACACTGCTTCAATTCAGTGGCGTAAAATGTGATACATTCACTACAAATTAAAACTTGATAAGCAATGTGtgatgtctgtgtgcattttagGGGGAAAGGAAACCGAAGACGATATGACCACAATAGTAACAAAGGACtaaaaggagacagaaaaacatatccAGAGCTCCTTTCACCTGCTAACcaactgaactgaaacaaaaaataactgTTTCTATGTGTAAACCCCTTTAAAAAGACCAATCTAAGTGAAGTGAAAGCTGGCGTGAACCCAAGTCTGGAGATGATTTTATCTGTATGTTTGAGGCCGGCTCCGGTCTGACCCCTAATATCTTCACTTCCCCTGATATCTTCACTTCCTTGTTCTGCCCTCAATAATTGGACCGTGCACACATCATTCACAGCCTGACAGTGTATAAAATTGTATTGAGCACTTCAAACAATACACCAAAATAATTAAGCCAGATCCCTTTCCCCACTTGTGCAGGATCATACGTCCCGGCCTTTACAGCATATAGCTTATATAATCATATGtaaagtgtgttgttgtgttgtgtggaaAGCAGTAGTATGTAGCTGTATGTAGACAACAAAATACTGAATACTCACTGACGAGGGTCCAAGTTGTGCTTCAGGTAAGTCAGCTACACTTTCACAGTTTGTCCACTTGAGGGAAGCACTCACTCCACAGATGCAAAGGCAGTTAGCCTCTGTGACACTACAGAGAGGTatattcaaatgtcaaatcattCAATTAAAACTAATTAAGAAATTGCTATTCCTTTATTTGGAAATTTGTCAGTGAAGTAAGTTAGATGTGATAATGTTGTAATGCTAAGAGTTGTCATATATTTGCATTCTGAAGTACATTGTcctgatgttgttcttttgTGGATACACAGTCATTGTCTTTGCATGAAGGCAAAGTACAGTAGCTCTTAGGTCTACAGTTACCAAAGGTAAACTCAGGTGTATttgttgctgatgtttgttGATTGTGCACTCTATTCtgtcttttaatttctttaGATGAATACATTACTGTAATATGCTCTTGTTTATTGTTTGCTCTCATTTTCTTGTCGCCTATCGACCTAGTACACAAGATACACTTGCAAATCAGAGCTTGCTGTCAGCGTGTGGCCCATGACCAAATTAAAGTTACGTGATGTCAGAACAAAAGCTGAGTACacttcaaatgttttaacagtTAAGATCACCTGTGCGGATTCCAAGTTTCTATCCTGCATATGGCTGTTGCAAAGTAACCAAAACAATAGGAGTTGTTATCAACTGCAGGTACTTCAACATGTAATTCAAATATAAGTGGGAGGTAATTACCTTTTTCCCCATTTGTCCTTGCTTCACAATGATCTGATGATCAGAAACATGTAGGCTTGTAACATTTCTAATCACAAACCCTGCTAATTTGTCCATGTTACACTACACCATCCACTTTAACCTATGGTCTTGCACACTTCCCCCATTGTGTTCTCTGCAGTGATGCTATTCTACTACTCAAACTCAAATACTGAATCTACATTAATTAAGCACTAATATGACAACTGGGATTTGACTGCTTTTGACTGTGGTCTTCATTCCcctgactgtgtgttgtgacaCCTGATAGAGCAGCATGGACAGcctgcaagacacacacacacacacacacacacacacacacactcagggaaATCAGCAGGAGAGAATTCTGCCTCGTCTTTTAGTTGATACAACAGAGGTAGTATGGAGCAACGTGTTGACTC harbors:
- the LOC139290794 gene encoding uncharacterized protein, which translates into the protein MEKKREGEMKKKRRVSHICLLLLALIQTTTPSSALNTTSAPTTSPPNPAALSYRTRPANVTVAVGEPAVFRCGVPLASPNLTFTFYGSHNTYNLTCPYGHVEDIPQALYGSCDMKKGESLAVWTLKGTSFSDNGTRVVCRQSRNNDAPPAAVLHVYDNGISNATLIGCTIGGFFGILLVFGLSYTMLRRSETLQKCFRGKETEDDMTTIVTKD